A window of Ananas comosus cultivar F153 linkage group 4, ASM154086v1, whole genome shotgun sequence contains these coding sequences:
- the LOC109708721 gene encoding psbP domain-containing protein 7, chloroplastic — MALRAAGGVVVVVILPHSPSRSSSSSSSSFTVFPRCGAPGEEFAPLAAAFRRRLLAGAGAAALVAAGANFGGATSFLLGLSPSLGRSLRLDVLYPVRGFTRCLDLSNGFEFIYPSSWVGDQALVYRAAGRAESQRSLDPPPLPDRRSPSPRAVSDPVAAFGPPGSNGELNVSVIVSPVPLHFSIEAFGGPKEVGEAVLRRIAAASRRGSEVRATLIDASVREDPDPDPDPAKKVKYYKLEFAVEGPSFRRHNVALCCARDGKLYTLNAQAPESAWPGVRHQFYEIADSFTLTET; from the exons atGGCGTTGCGCGCGGCGGGaggggtcgtcgtcgtcgtcatcctcCCCCATTCCCCCTCCcgctcctcctcgtcctcgtcctcctcctttACGGTGTTTCCACGGTGCGGGGCCCCGGGGGAGGAGTTCGCGCCCCTGGCGGCGGCGTTCCGGCGGCGGCTTCTGGCGGGGGCGGGTGCGGCGGCGCTGGTGGCGGCGGGGGCCAACTTCGGCGGCGCCACCAGCTTCCTCCTCGgcctctccccctccctcgGCCGCTCCCTCCGCCTCGACGTCCTCTACCCCGTCCGCGGCTTCACCCGCTGCCTCGACCTCTCCAACGGCTTCG AATTCATATATCCATCGAGCTGGGTGGGAGACCAGGCGCTTGTCTACAGAGCAGCAGGCAGAGCGGAATCGCAGAGGTCACTGGACCCCCCTCCTCTCCCCGACCGCCGATCCCCTTCCCCTCGCGCCGTCAGCGACCCCGTCGCCGCCTTCGGCCCCCCCGGCTCCAACGGAGAGCTCAACGTCAGCGTCATCGTCTCCCCCGTCCCCCTCCATTTCTC GATCGAGGCGTTCGGCGGTCCGAAGGAAGTAGGAGAAGCGGTGCTGAGAAGGATAGCTGCGGCGTCGCGTCGAGGGTCGGAGGTTAGAGCGACGCTGATAGACGCTTCTGTGAGAGAAGATCCCGATCCCGATCCCGATCCCGCGAAGAAGGTGAAGTACTATAAGCTGGAGTTTGCCGTCGAAGGGCCTTCGTTCCGCCGCCACAACGTCGCGCTCTGCTGCGCCCGCGACGGCAAGCTCTACACTCTGAACGCCCAGGCGCCCGAGTCGGCGTGGCCTGGAGTGCGGCACCAGTTCTATGAGATCGCTGATTCCTTTACTCTTACTGAAACATGA
- the LOC109708718 gene encoding protein indeterminate-domain 2-like, with protein MSNISGDGGSFHSGKNTGEDEGHHHHPLLHQSSAIGPEANPPPPAAKKKRSLPGTPDPNAEVIALSPRTLMATNRFVCEICHKGFQRDQNLQLHRRGHNLPWKLRQRASGGDAAEAARKKVYVCPEPTCVHHEASRALGDLTGIKKHFCRKHGEKKWKCDKCSKKYAVQSDWKAHSKICGTREYKCDCGTVFSRRDSFITHRAFCDALGQESNKLNQPMMAHSNLQGPAHVLLSAGNAPVTTSVGLADFTDDAKDPQLKPFSDETALTSPRPLGMAGCMLSSFGPSSLHLKGTIGPLGLDGLGDANIGQVAAGSSGHMSATALLQKAAQMGAAPVSNNVSSAMMHRGVVSMMAGPDRFSGTRPCGPIKAHGLYNEIRLQGQQDHLAELGMNQHYSAPMNDLSAFSRPIPYLLGGSGGSGSGSGGGGGRGGDVRMVDYLGVGPQRSPHEQHNPQQHVGLQGVIPHQRLQSLGPFQEMTHGLISLEKPIWDV; from the exons ATGTCAAACATATCAGGAGATGGTGGGAGTTTCCATTCTGGAAAGAACACAGGAGAGGATGAGGGCCATCACCACCATCCATTACTTCATCAGTCATCGGCGATCGGCCCCGAGGCCAACCCCCCACCGCCGGCCgccaagaagaagaggagcctCCCCGGCACTCCAG ATCCGAATGCGGAGGTGATTGCGCTGTCGCCGCGAACGCTAATGGCGACGAACCGGTTCGTGTGCGAGATCTGCCACAAGGGGTTCCAGCGGGACCAGAACCTGCAGCTGCACCGGCGCGGCCACAACCTGCCGTGGAAGCTGCGGCAGCGGGCgagcggcggcgacgcggcAGAGGCGGCGCGCAAGAAGGTGTATGTGTGCCCGGAGCCGACGTGCGTGCACCACGAGGCGTCGCGGGCGCTCGGGGACCTGACGGGGATCAAGAAGCACTTCTGCCGGAAGCACGGCGAGAAGAAGTGGAAGTGCGACAAGTGCAGCAAGAAGTACGCGGTGCAGTCGGACTGGAAGGCCCACTCCAAGATCTGCGGCACCAGGGAGTACAAGTGCGACTGTGGCACCGTCTTCTCCAG GAGAGACAGCTTCATCACTCACAGGGCCTTCTGTGATGCACTGGGCCAGGAGAGCAACAAACTAAACCAGCCCATGATGGCCCACTCAAACTTACAAGGCCCAGCCCACGTTCTCTTGTCGGCCGGTAACGCCCCCGTCACCACCTCCGTGGGGCTCGCCGACTTCACCGACGACGCGAAGGACCCTCAGCTCAAGCCCTTTTCTGATGAGACTGCGCTGACTTCTCCTCGACCTCTCGGTATGGCCGGGTGCATGCTCTCGAGCTTCGGCCCATCAAGCCTTCATTTGAAAGGCACGATAGGCCCATTGGGCCTCGATGGGCTCGGTGATGCCAATATAGGCCAAGTAGCGGCCGGGTCCTCAGGCCACATGTCGGCGACCGCACTACTACAAAAGGCAGCCCAAATGGGTGCGGCTCCGGTCAGTAACAATGTTAGCTCTGCCATGATGCACAGGGGCGTTGTGTCGATGATGGCCGGACCGGACCGGTTCTCCGGCACGAGACCATGTGGCCCGATAAAGGCCCATGGGCTGTACAACGAAATTCGGTTGCAAGGACAGCAGGATCACCTAGCCGAGTTAGGAATGAACCAACATTACAGCGCGCCGATGAATGATTTAAGTGCGTTTTCGAGGCCTATCCCATACTTGTTAGGTGGTAGTGGTGGCAGTGGTAGCGGCAGCGGTGGTGGCGGTGGTCGCGGTGGGGACGTGAGGATGGTGGACTACTTGGGAGTGGGGCCCCAAAGAAGCCCACATGAGCAGCACAACCCACAACAACATGTAGGGCTTCAGGGAGTCATTCCTCACCAGAGACTGCAGAGTTTAGGTCCATTTCAGGAGATGACCCATGGGCTGATTTCCTTGGAAAAGCCCATCTGGGATGTTTGA